Proteins from one Triticum aestivum cultivar Chinese Spring chromosome 7A, IWGSC CS RefSeq v2.1, whole genome shotgun sequence genomic window:
- the LOC123146840 gene encoding uncharacterized protein, with protein MASSLMSIPDHLKAEIFVRLPEPEDLARTAATCVTFRRVVADGSFRRRFRLLHAPPLLGILDRDGFHPALPPHPSAPAARALAHAADFSLSFLPSHRRWTLQDVRDGRALLAANPDPQVFTELVVCDPLHQRHILLPQVPHDLAASLEFPVHMVHRCQLLIASPGAGDNEAAAAMEEAARAFIVVMIAHCKTGPAAFVFSSSTRQWRAAASNGWDDLFPNQGESTMISSMHRKLVGCHYAYGCFYLESTMNNKLLVFDTRRMEFSILDVPCETSNMFGLAIVEAGEGRLGMLDIHDETLGGKCDLCYYIRGNRGENSGQWKIEKTISLPYDYQYYIQASTKRYLLLRKLGPLQSISSSLEVEYVSMDVKTLQLQRVCGVSFGYSLASARIYTNFPPSLLSAPTI; from the coding sequence ATGGCCTCGTCGCTGATGTCGATCCCCGACCACCTCAAGGCGGAGATCTTCGTCCGGCTGCCTGAACCAGAAGATCTCGCCCGCACAGCTGCCACCTGCGTCACATTCCGCAGAGTCGTAGCCGACGGATCCTTCCGCCGCCGCTTCCGCCTCCTCCATGCCCCGCCCCTCCTCGGCATCCTCGATCGCGACGGCTTTCATCCCGCCCTCCCGCCTCACCCCTCCGCGCCAGCCGCCCGCGCGCTCGCACACGCCGCCgacttctccctctccttcctcccctcccACCGCCGCTGGACCCTGCAGGACGTTCGCGACGGCCGCGCCCTCCTCGCCGCCAACCCTGATCCCCAAGTGTTCACGGAGCTCGTGGTGTGCGACCCCTTGCACCAGCGGCACATCCTGCTTCCCCAAGTGCCTCATGACCTAGCTGCTTCGCTGGAGTTTCCAGTCCATATGGTACACCGGTGCCAGCTTTTAATAGCTTCCCCCGGAGCAGGCGACAATGAGGCAGCTGCAGCCATGGAAGAGGCGGCAAGGGCATTCATAGTGGTCATGATAGCACATTGCAAAACTGGTCCGGCTGCCTTTGTCTTCTCATCGAGCACCCGACAATGGCGAGCCGCTGCATCCAATGGTTGGGATGATTTGTTCCCCAACCAGGGAGAGTCAACCATGATCTCATCAATGCACAGAAAGTTGGTCGGGTGCCATTACGCTTATGGCTGCTTTTATTTGGAGTCCACAATGAATAACAAGTTGCTTGTGTTTGACACCCGGAGGATGGAGTTCTCCATCCTCGACGTCCCATGCGAAACATCGAACATGTTCGGTCTAGCCATTGTGGAGGCAGGAGAAGGCAGGCTCGGGATGTTGGATATCCATGATGAAACTTTAGGTGGCAAATGTGATCTCTGTTATTACATTAGAGGAAACAGAGGTGAGAATTCTGGCCAGTGGAAGATCGAGAAGACAATATCACTACCTTATGATTATCAGTACTATATCCAAGCTTCAACTAAGAGGTACTTGCTCCTAAGAAAGCTTGGACCCCTGCAGTCCATAAGCTCATCTCTGGAGGTGGAATATGTCTCAATGGACGTCAAGACATTGCAGCTTCAGAGGGTTTGTGGTGTATCTTTCGGGTATAGCTTGGCCAGCGCGCGCATATACACCAACTTCCCTCCATCCTTGTTGTCTGCACCGACAATATGA
- the LOC123146841 gene encoding uncharacterized protein, with amino-acid sequence MAPTLMELPGSLLTEILLRLPEPEDLARASAACPAFRRLATDASFLRRFRRLHAPRFLAFIDLDGFQPALPPHPAAPAARALASAADFSFSFLPSHCRWIPMDIRDGRVLLGRDHGKDARPPICRELAVCDPLHRRYVLLPPVPDALVASAERPPPVLRGPSDEPLLLPLSENDQAAEGTATAFTVISMVHCETKLAPFVFSSSTGQWRAAAPMLWSAMPVSPMDPAYLRRHHAYGCFYWDSTNIKRKELLVLNIQRMEFSIAELPSSGWGTLGVAIVEAGQGRLGLFGIRDGTAGGSKHDLCYSVRHNKGKNSGQWQMVKTFSLGPEGLHYLKAATERCVLLICSEAPRLVGLSMVMPDLLEYISVDVKKLQLERVCVKPFGKSLSRTRIYAHFPPSLSSPTI; translated from the coding sequence ATGGCCCCGACGCTGATGGAGCTCCCGGGCAGCCTCCTCACTGAAATCCTCCTCCGGCTGCCCGAGCCGGAGGACCTCGCCCGCGCCTCGGCCGCCTGCCCCGCCTTCCGCCGCCTCGCCACCGACGCCTCCTTCCTGCGCCGCTTCCGCCGCCTCCACGCCCCGCGGTTTCTCGCCTTCATCGACCTCGACGGCTTCCAGCCCGCGCTCCCGCCCCaccccgccgcgcccgccgcccgcgCGCTTGCCAGCGCCGCtgacttctccttctccttcctcccctcccACTGCCGCTGGATCCCGATGGACATCCGCGACGgccgcgtcctcctcggccgggaccaCGGGAAGGACGCGCGGCCCCCGATCTGCAGGGAGCTCGCGGTGTGCGACCCCCTGCACCGCCGCTACGTCCTGCTCCCCCCGGTGCCCGACGCCCTCGTCGCCTCGGCGGAGCGCCCGCCCCCCGTGCTACGCGGGCCCTCGGACGAgcctctcctccttcccctcagcgAGAACGATCAGGCGGCGGAAGGGACGGCAACGGCATTCACGGTGATCTCAATGGTGCATTGCGAGACTAAGCTGGCCCCCTTTGTATTCTCTTCGAGCACCGGGCAGTGGCGAGCGGCGGCACCCATGCTTTGGTCGGCCATGCCAGTGTCGCCGATGGATCCTGCTTATCTCAGGCGGCACCACGCATATGGCTGCTTCTACTGGGACTCCACCAATATCAAGAGGAAAGAGTTGCTCGTGCTTAACATCCAGAGGATGGAGTTCTCCATCGCCGAGCTCCCATCCTCTGGTTGGGGCACGCTAGGCGTGGCCATTGTGGAGGCAGGGCAAGGCAGGCTTGGGCTGTTTGGGATCCGTGATGGAACTGCAGGTGGCAGCAAACATGACCTCTGCTATAGCGTTAGGCACAACAAAGGCAAGAATTCCGGTCAGTGGCAGATGGTGAAGACCTTCTCACTAGGTCCTGAGGGCCTGCATTATCTCAAAGCGGCAACAGAGAGGTGTGTGCTCCTGATATGTTCTGAAGCCCCACGGCTCGTTGGCTTGTCTATGGTGATGCCAGACTTGTTGGAGTATATCTCGGTGGACGTCAAGAAGTTGCAGCTTGAGAGGGTCTGTGTCAAGCCTTTCGGGAAGTCCTTGTCCAGGACGCGCATATATGCCCACTTCCCGCCATCGCTGTCTTCGCCGACGATATGA
- the LOC123149515 gene encoding uncharacterized protein isoform X1, whose protein sequence is MKISSAGMPRQHSVEFLTGDELVLGCPVEPQSISSWEYLQYKLLQPWTPSLQTNFKNEALQEEKMVGFMVALIGQMHWLLWDYFSFDENFSVPHVAQRVLCVTSPWGPGVHKNPMTNHMGWLELEIAALMTIVKAEFISSGLQIHPSENAQVNFPWSSCYLFLQVGKLQNVMVKLNTWPSGGWFLSAVTFSPNLHAIVCCNKAVSIQSLVVALHMAECCGVLISVIVTHTIWLHKLVFPDGSLVYTQVRTGSILFIWTSQGAHKDKGYFSVQLPLVDQELWRSAEYWRSDIQGLLLANTILEDSFWPGQHIIEACLASPYHRFMGAIDVEWLYTHNSYGELTVVDNQLKSKEIVTTRPVGSDEFKCLEALSSILHCTDNYLRVIMFDEIEPQLTVHWMKFVVQGKTIAVSNITKSSMVCTPVNHLCLEEYLVCPSHNFSIAPELTLCKSGKLEFNNRISYMAEQYTEVNSYMTKIGLHSLFVSISAVERTSQRNNPIHQMVEQRLSFPASTKPAHIQAAVCENQGVYSLFCNCSCGNPNTIAIGVECSDRQGVYPHSKIILDYHSRLGCLNLGFLSTWPDVSTVQINVLPCTELSS, encoded by the coding sequence ATGAAGATTTCTTCAGCTGGTATGCCCAGACAACACTCAGTTGAATTTCTTACTGGAGATGAGCTAGTATTGGGTTGTCCTGTAGAGCCACAATCAATTTCCTCCTGGGAGTATTTGCAATATAAGTTGCTGCAGCCGTGGACTCCATCACTTCAAACAAATTTCAAGAATGAGGCCTTACAGGAAGAGAAAATGGTGGGTTTCATGGTGGCATTAATAGGACAGATGCATTGGCTTCTTTGGGACTACTTCTCATTTGATGAAAATTTTAGTGTGCCACATGTTGCCCAAAGAGTTCTGTGTGTCACATCACCATGGGGTCCCGGTGTTCACAAAAATCCAATGACGAATCACATGGGTTGGCTGGAACTTGAGATAGCCGCCTTGATGACTATTGTGAAGGCTGAGTTCATAAGTAGCGGCCTACAGATTCATCCCAGTGAGAATGCTCAAGTAAATTTCCCCTGGTCCAGTTGTTACTTATTTCTTCAGGTTGGAAAGTTGCAGAATGTTATGGTGAAGCTCAACACTTGGCCCTCTGGAGGATGGTTCTTATCGGCTGTGACATTCTCACCAAATCTGCATGCAATTGTGTGCTGCAACAAGGCAGTAAGCATTCAATCTCTCGTTGTTGCCCTTCATATGGCTGAATGCTGTGGTGTGTTAATCTCAGTTATAGTCACTCACACCATATGGTTACACAAACTGGTATTCCCTGATGGTAGCCTGGTATACACGCAAGTCAGAACTGGGAGCATTTTATTCATTTGGACCTCTCAGGGAGCTCATAAAGACAAGGGATATTTTTCTGTACAGCTGCCTTTGGTGGATCAAGAGCTATGGAGGAGTGCGGAATATTGGCGGTCAGATATTCAAGGTTTGCTGTTGGCCAATACAATTTTAGAAGATTCTTTCTGGCCTGGGCAACATATCATTGAAGCATGCCTTGCGAGCCCTTATCACAGGTTCATGGGCGCAATTGATGTCGAGTGGCTCTACACCCATAATTCTTATGGAGAACTTACAGTAGTTGACAACCAGCTGAAGAGTAAAGAGATTGTCACAACTCGGCCAGTCGGTTCTGATGAGTTTAAATGTCTGGAGGCCTTGTCGAGTATTCTACATTGCACTGATAACTATTTGCGAGTAATTATGTTCGATGAGATTGAGCCGCAGCTTACTGTGCATTGGATGAAATTTGTAGTTCAGGGCAAGACTATTGCTGTATCCAACATCACCAAGTCCTCAATGGTATGTACTCCCGTCAATCACCTATGTTTGGAGGAATATCTAGTTTGTCCAAGTCACAACTTCTCTATTGCACCTGAACTTACATTATGCAAGAGCGGAAAGTTGGAGTTTAACAACAGGATTTCCTATATGGCGGAGCAGTACACTGAGGTTAATTCTTATATGACGAAAATTGGACTGCATTCCTTGTTTGTGAGCATCAGCGCAGTAGAGCGAACCTCTCAAAGGAATAACCCCATTCATCAAATGGTCGAGCAGCGATTGTCATTTCCTGCAAGTACCAAGCCAGCACACATACAAGCTGCAGTTTGTGAGAATCAAGGAGTGTACTCCTTATTCTGCAATTGCTCATGTGGCAATCCCAACACTATTGCTATTGGGGTTGAGTGCTCTGACAGGCAAGGAGTGTACCCCCACAGCAAAATTATTTTGGACTATCATAGTAGGCTTGGTTGTCTGAATCTTGGGTTTCTGTCAACATGGCCAGATGTCTCAACGGTTCAAATTAACGTGTTACCTTGCACTGAACTTAGCTCCTAG
- the LOC123149515 gene encoding uncharacterized protein isoform X2: protein MSSLAEQFNRIRDAVRELMELVGTDSEIIKSPVQEPMTEEIAVDHDNVIAGLAPAVSIPDASLDVGVDEAVPHVISPPTIIIEEAAEVVLSATSSSCSLLHAMWSTEYPSQKGATLASVFTPAATPTSLTATVVVVPLLAAPAASGGTLDSSHNGSGLGMLPLTPWSVSASFTESPGLWPAQLCWLSVLLVLDTKSSSRCSTTCLINHTELFMYMSIVYVIPSIMRPRQGLRPRPWPSFIGDQAAHGKLEETMTDGFRVLGTRRSSSSTLRKDS from the exons ATGAGCAGCCTAGCTGAGCAATTCAATCGGATCCGGGACGCTGTGCGTGAGTTGATGGAGTTGGTCGGCACAGATTCTGAAATCATCAAGTCTCCCGTGCAAGAGCCAATGACTGAGGAGATTGCGGTTGACCACGACAACGTCATTGCCGGTCTTGCACCTGCGGTGAGTATCCCCGACGCCAGCCTCGACGTtggcgttgacgaggccgtgcCTCATGTCATCTCACCACCAACCATCATCATCGAGGAGGCCGCTGAGGTCGTCCTTTCTGCTACCAGCAGCTCATGCTCCTTGTTGCATGCCATGTGGTCGACAGAATACCCAAGCCAGAAGGGTGCCACATTGGCTTCTGTGTTCACCCCAGCCGCAACACCTACGTCGCTCACGGCCACGGTCGTCGTCGTCCCCTTGCTTGCTGCACCTGCGGCAAGCGGCGGAACCCTCGACAGTAGCCACAACGGAAGTGGCCTAGGAATGCTGCCCCTGACTCCGTGGAGTGTGTCTGCATCCTTCACTGAGTCTCCGGGGCTCTGGCCAGCCCAGCTGTGCTGGTTGTCTGTTCTCCTCGTGCTGGACACCAAGTCGTCCTCAAGGTGTTCGACAACGTGCCTCATCAACCACACCGAGTTGTTCATGTACATGTCCATCGTATATGTGATCCCGAGTATCATGCGACCGAGACAAGGGCTACGACCAAGGCCATGGCCTTCCTTCATCGGTGACCAAGCTGCACATG GCAAACTGGAGGAAACAATGACAGACGGTTTTCGAGTCCTGGGAACACGACGCTCTTCAAGTAGTACTCTCAGGAAGGATTCTTAG